One region of Streptomyces leeuwenhoekii genomic DNA includes:
- the nudC gene encoding NAD(+) diphosphatase codes for MTTWTDDHTADRPISLTAPSGIDRAAHHRLDEAWLAAAWSHPSTRCFVVSGGQVLIDETPDGRTELVMTPSFEAPLTEAHRYFLGIDEDGVSYFALQKDGLPGRIDQSARPAGLREAGLLLSPRDAGLMVHAVGLENWQRTHRFCSRCGERTVIAAAGHIRRCPACGAEHYPRTDPAVIMAVTDEDDRILLGRQVHWPEGRFSTLAGFVEPGESIEQAVRREVHEEAGIAVGAVEYVASQPWPFPSSLMLGFMARAVSTDIDVDGDEIHEARWFSRDELTAAFETGEVLPPYGISIAARLIELWYGKPLPTRSV; via the coding sequence GTGACCACCTGGACCGACGACCACACCGCCGACCGTCCCATCTCGCTGACCGCGCCGAGCGGCATCGACCGCGCCGCGCACCACCGGCTCGACGAGGCATGGCTCGCGGCGGCGTGGAGCCACCCCTCGACGCGCTGTTTCGTGGTCTCCGGCGGCCAGGTGCTCATCGACGAGACGCCCGACGGGCGGACCGAACTCGTCATGACCCCCTCCTTCGAGGCCCCTCTCACCGAGGCGCACCGCTACTTCCTCGGCATCGACGAGGACGGGGTGAGCTACTTCGCCCTCCAGAAGGACGGGCTGCCCGGGCGCATCGACCAGTCCGCCCGTCCGGCGGGGCTCCGCGAGGCGGGGCTGCTGCTGTCCCCGCGTGACGCCGGCCTGATGGTGCACGCGGTCGGCCTGGAGAACTGGCAGCGCACCCACCGCTTCTGCTCCCGCTGCGGTGAGCGCACCGTCATCGCCGCGGCCGGCCACATCCGCCGCTGCCCCGCGTGCGGCGCCGAGCACTACCCGCGCACCGACCCCGCGGTGATCATGGCCGTCACGGACGAGGACGACCGCATCCTCCTCGGCCGCCAGGTGCACTGGCCCGAGGGCCGCTTCTCGACCCTCGCCGGATTCGTGGAGCCCGGGGAGTCCATCGAGCAGGCGGTGCGCCGCGAGGTCCACGAGGAGGCCGGCATCGCCGTCGGCGCCGTCGAGTACGTCGCCAGCCAGCCGTGGCCCTTCCCCTCCAGCCTGATGCTGGGCTTCATGGCCCGCGCTGTCTCCACCGACATCGACGTCGACGGCGACGAGATCCACGAGGCGCGCTGGTTCTCGCGCGACGAGCTGACCGCCGCCTTCGAGACCGGCGAGGTGCTGCCGCCCTACGGCATCTCGATCGCGGCCCGCCTGATCGAGCTGTGGTACGGCAAGCCGCTGCCGACCCGGAGCGTCTGA
- a CDS encoding mycoredoxin: MPGTVTMYSTTWCGYCRRLKSQLDREGIEYTEINIEQDPESAAFVEKANGGNQTVPTVRVVPAGGGEEVVMTNPSLAQVKQALAA; the protein is encoded by the coding sequence ATGCCGGGCACTGTGACGATGTACAGCACCACGTGGTGCGGCTACTGCCGTCGGCTGAAGAGCCAGCTCGACCGGGAGGGCATCGAGTACACCGAGATCAACATCGAGCAGGACCCGGAGTCCGCCGCGTTCGTGGAGAAGGCGAACGGCGGGAACCAGACGGTGCCGACGGTCCGGGTCGTCCCCGCGGGCGGGGGCGAGGAGGTCGTCATGACCAACCCGAGCCTCGCTCAGGTGAAGCAGGCTCTCGCCGCCTGA
- a CDS encoding WhiB family transcriptional regulator, translating to MQLEAHAPSVPPSDTIPKPGPTEDSTLTPLTALTALDDAIENLGVPVPCRSYDPEVFFAESPADVEYAKSLCRTCPLMDACLAGAKERREPWGVWGGELFVQGVVVARKRPRGRPRKNPVTA from the coding sequence GTGCAACTCGAAGCGCACGCCCCGTCCGTACCGCCTTCCGACACGATCCCCAAGCCCGGCCCCACGGAGGACTCCACCTTGACCCCGCTGACCGCGCTCACCGCGCTCGACGACGCCATCGAGAACCTCGGTGTACCCGTCCCCTGCCGCTCCTACGACCCGGAGGTCTTCTTCGCCGAGTCGCCGGCGGACGTGGAGTACGCCAAGTCCCTGTGCCGCACCTGCCCGCTGATGGACGCCTGCCTCGCCGGCGCCAAGGAGCGGCGTGAGCCGTGGGGCGTCTGGGGCGGTGAGCTGTTCGTCCAGGGCGTCGTCGTCGCCCGGAAGCGGCCCCGTGGCCGCCCGCGCAAGAACCCGGTCACCGCATGA
- a CDS encoding ABC1 kinase family protein: protein MSDLPRKAVTRTAKLAALPLGFAGRATWGLGKRIVGESAELVGQQLQQRTAEQLFKVLGELKGGAMKFGQALSVFESALPEEIAGPYRAALTRLQEAAPPMPTRTVHAVLAERLGEDWQDLFLEFEDKPAAAASIGQVHRGVWHDGREVAVKVQYPGAGEALVSDLNQLSRFARLLGPLIPGLDIKPLITELKDRVSEELDYGLEAEAQRAHAEEFAGDPDVVVPDVVHQCEQVLVTEWIDGVPLSEVIADGTREQRDRAGQLLARFLFSGPARTGLLHADPHPGNFRLLPGGPDGEEDWRLGVLDFGTVDRLPGGLPIPIGRSLRMTLGGEAETVYTLLCEEGFIKESMDLDPDAVLDYLLPIIEPARVDAFTFTRGWMRGQAARIADPRSPAYQLGKQLNLPPAYLLIHRVTLSTIGVLCQLGATVRLREELQEWLPGFVDDEEEPEDAAAQA, encoded by the coding sequence ATGTCTGATCTTCCCCGGAAGGCGGTCACCCGTACCGCCAAGCTCGCCGCGCTCCCGCTCGGCTTCGCCGGACGGGCGACCTGGGGACTGGGCAAGCGGATCGTCGGTGAGTCCGCCGAGCTCGTCGGCCAGCAGTTGCAGCAGCGCACGGCCGAGCAGCTCTTCAAGGTCCTCGGCGAGCTCAAGGGCGGAGCGATGAAGTTCGGGCAGGCTCTGTCCGTCTTCGAGTCGGCCCTGCCCGAGGAGATCGCCGGTCCCTACCGGGCGGCGTTGACCCGGCTGCAGGAGGCGGCGCCGCCGATGCCGACGCGGACCGTGCACGCCGTGCTCGCGGAGCGGCTCGGCGAGGACTGGCAGGACCTCTTCCTGGAGTTCGAGGACAAACCCGCCGCGGCGGCCTCGATCGGGCAGGTGCACCGGGGCGTGTGGCACGACGGCCGCGAGGTGGCGGTCAAGGTGCAGTATCCGGGCGCCGGCGAGGCCCTGGTGTCCGACCTGAACCAGCTCAGCCGGTTCGCCCGCCTGCTGGGCCCGCTGATCCCCGGCCTGGACATCAAGCCGCTCATCACGGAGCTGAAGGACCGCGTCTCGGAGGAACTGGACTACGGCCTGGAGGCCGAGGCCCAGCGGGCCCACGCCGAGGAGTTCGCCGGTGATCCGGACGTCGTGGTGCCGGACGTGGTCCACCAGTGCGAGCAGGTCCTGGTCACCGAGTGGATCGACGGCGTGCCCCTGTCGGAGGTCATCGCGGACGGCACCCGGGAGCAGCGGGACCGGGCCGGGCAGCTTCTGGCCCGCTTCCTGTTCTCCGGCCCGGCCCGCACCGGCCTGCTCCACGCCGATCCGCACCCGGGCAACTTCCGGCTGCTGCCCGGCGGGCCGGACGGCGAGGAGGACTGGCGGCTGGGCGTCCTCGACTTCGGCACCGTCGACCGCCTCCCCGGCGGTCTGCCGATACCCATCGGCCGGTCCCTGCGCATGACGCTGGGCGGCGAGGCGGAGACCGTCTACACGCTCCTGTGCGAGGAGGGATTCATCAAGGAGTCGATGGACCTGGATCCCGACGCCGTGCTCGACTACCTCCTGCCGATCATCGAGCCGGCCCGGGTCGACGCCTTCACCTTCACCCGGGGGTGGATGCGCGGACAGGCGGCCCGGATCGCCGATCCCCGTTCCCCCGCGTACCAGCTCGGCAAGCAGCTCAACCTGCCCCCGGCGTACCTGCTGATCCACCGGGTGACCCTGAGCACCATCGGGGTGCTGTGCCAGCTCGGGGCGACGGTGCGGCTGCGCGAGGAGTTGCAGGAGTGGCTGCCGGGATTCGTCGACGACGAGGAGGAGCCCGAGGACGCGGCCGCACAGGCGTGA
- a CDS encoding TerD family protein — protein sequence MAREFQRGHKARISDLTAGTDLYVGVQISGPGLTFDISCFGLDAAERLSDDRYFVFYNQPKSPEESVQLLGPQAGDTESFRVTLDRIPPQIHKLSFTATIDGAGQMSQIGPGCLRIVAGGEEVARYPFDGTEFSTERAVMLGDLYLKDVWRFAAVGQGFDGGLEALLKHFGGEVAEEAPAAPQPQPDAAPGFAPPPHAAAPPAPAPAPPAFAAPPAPAPAPVAPPGPPAHAVPTVPAGVPAPPPGSVPPPAPAPQGAPFTPPGGPFTPPPGAAAPPGGPFTPPPGVPAFPGQAPAFGGGAVLAPVPPEAGLRAVLTKYAEAPVGDRWTEQNPQLVRATLTKGANVLAKQGSMVAYQGDIDFAHKGSGLLGKLTGQLTGQGMSLMRCSGDGEVFLADEASRLFVIRLQGEQLYTSARGVLAFDEGLETEVRRIEGAGLPGGGLFSMLFSGTGAVVVKTRGIPVVLPVGPATYVDGNAVIAWSAGAQAVTTTSVRLRRSGYARQSSEAVNLQFRGAPGNFVVVQPFEV from the coding sequence ATGGCCAGGGAATTCCAACGCGGCCACAAGGCCAGGATCAGTGACCTCACCGCCGGCACGGATCTGTACGTGGGCGTGCAGATCTCCGGCCCGGGGCTGACCTTCGACATCAGTTGCTTCGGCCTCGACGCCGCAGAACGGCTCTCGGACGACCGGTACTTCGTGTTCTACAACCAGCCGAAGTCCCCCGAGGAGTCCGTGCAGCTCCTGGGCCCCCAGGCGGGTGACACGGAGTCCTTCCGGGTCACGTTGGACAGGATCCCGCCACAGATACACAAGCTGTCCTTCACGGCGACGATCGACGGCGCCGGCCAGATGTCGCAGATCGGCCCCGGCTGCCTCCGCATCGTCGCGGGCGGCGAGGAAGTGGCCCGGTACCCCTTCGACGGCACGGAGTTCTCCACCGAACGGGCCGTCATGCTGGGCGACCTGTACCTGAAGGACGTGTGGCGCTTCGCGGCGGTCGGGCAGGGCTTCGACGGCGGCCTGGAGGCGCTGCTGAAGCACTTCGGCGGCGAGGTGGCCGAGGAGGCCCCCGCCGCCCCGCAGCCGCAGCCGGATGCCGCGCCCGGCTTCGCGCCGCCCCCGCACGCCGCCGCCCCGCCCGCCCCGGCTCCCGCGCCCCCCGCGTTCGCCGCCCCGCCCGCCCCCGCACCGGCCCCCGTCGCGCCCCCCGGCCCCCCGGCGCACGCCGTGCCGACGGTGCCCGCGGGCGTACCGGCTCCGCCCCCCGGCAGCGTGCCCCCGCCCGCCCCCGCGCCGCAGGGCGCCCCCTTCACGCCCCCCGGCGGCCCGTTCACACCGCCCCCGGGCGCCGCGGCACCCCCCGGGGGCCCCTTCACCCCTCCGCCGGGTGTCCCCGCCTTCCCCGGCCAGGCCCCGGCCTTCGGCGGGGGAGCGGTGCTCGCGCCCGTCCCCCCGGAGGCCGGCCTGCGGGCCGTTCTGACGAAGTACGCCGAAGCCCCGGTGGGCGACCGCTGGACCGAGCAGAATCCGCAGCTCGTCCGGGCGACCCTCACCAAGGGCGCGAACGTCCTCGCCAAGCAGGGCAGCATGGTCGCCTACCAGGGCGACATCGACTTCGCCCACAAGGGCTCCGGCCTGCTCGGCAAGCTGACCGGGCAGCTCACCGGCCAGGGCATGTCCCTGATGCGGTGCTCCGGCGACGGCGAGGTGTTCCTCGCCGACGAGGCCAGCCGCCTGTTCGTGATCCGGCTCCAGGGCGAGCAGCTCTACACCAGCGCGCGCGGAGTCCTCGCCTTCGACGAGGGGCTGGAGACCGAGGTCCGCCGCATCGAGGGCGCCGGCCTGCCGGGCGGCGGCCTGTTCAGCATGCTCTTCTCCGGCACGGGCGCCGTCGTCGTCAAGACGCGGGGCATCCCCGTGGTGCTGCCGGTGGGCCCGGCGACGTACGTCGACGGCAACGCCGTCATCGCCTGGTCGGCGGGAGCGCAGGCCGTGACCACGACGTCGGTGCGGCTGCGCCGTTCGGGGTACGCGCGGCAGTCCTCGGAGGCCGTGAACCTCCAGTTCCGGGGCGCCCCGGGCAACTTCGTCGTCGTCCAGCCCTTCGAAGTGTGA
- a CDS encoding TOMM precursor leader peptide-binding protein, giving the protein MHPMVKPALRRGWRDLNTVQFGMTPAHAMTLGPMDTATGSFLDLLDGTRGLPLLRAEARRMDLPDGHVDALVERLARAGLLDDARGGGPDAEALREKPDLFDRLRPELAALSLTTPEPGDALRHLAARRALRVQVRGAGRVGALLASLLSGAGVGEVDVRDVGRVETWDVAPGGLPADAVGDRRDEAARRAVRRAAPGRPPRRGPAAPSGSGGDGGFSLVVLAPRDDVAVHAPALPEDLVASGTPHLYAGVVEATGVVGPLVLPGETGCAGCLHEARTDRDATWPRLVAQWRSGRPRRVASGDLTLATTVAGLAAAHALAFLDGRMPSSAGARWEVALPALHWHARPVWPHPACPCGAGETGAVEEGAGEEGAGEADAVEERAAGRGAGRERAAQKRAARKGKEEHAAEDGARRETMAEQRPSVRVRRKAGATRPAGTWRAHV; this is encoded by the coding sequence ATGCATCCGATGGTGAAGCCGGCGCTCAGGCGCGGCTGGCGCGATCTCAACACCGTGCAGTTCGGGATGACCCCGGCGCACGCGATGACGCTGGGCCCGATGGACACGGCGACGGGCAGCTTCCTCGACCTCCTCGACGGCACCCGCGGACTGCCGCTGCTGCGTGCGGAGGCCCGCCGGATGGACCTGCCCGACGGCCATGTCGACGCGCTGGTGGAGCGGCTCGCGCGGGCCGGCCTGCTGGACGACGCCCGTGGCGGCGGCCCGGACGCCGAGGCCCTGCGGGAGAAGCCGGACCTGTTCGACCGGCTCCGCCCGGAGCTGGCCGCGCTGTCCCTGACCACGCCGGAGCCGGGCGACGCCCTGCGGCACCTGGCCGCCCGCCGGGCCCTGCGCGTGCAGGTGCGGGGGGCCGGGCGGGTGGGCGCGCTCCTCGCCTCGCTGCTCTCGGGCGCCGGGGTGGGCGAGGTCGACGTGCGCGACGTCGGCCGGGTCGAGACGTGGGACGTCGCCCCGGGCGGGCTGCCCGCCGACGCCGTGGGCGACCGCCGTGACGAGGCCGCCCGCCGGGCCGTGCGCCGCGCCGCCCCCGGCCGCCCGCCGCGCCGCGGCCCCGCGGCACCCTCCGGGAGCGGCGGTGACGGAGGGTTCTCCCTGGTGGTCCTCGCCCCGCGGGACGATGTCGCCGTGCACGCTCCGGCGCTGCCCGAGGACCTCGTCGCCTCGGGCACCCCGCATCTGTACGCCGGGGTGGTGGAGGCCACGGGAGTCGTCGGCCCCCTCGTCCTGCCCGGCGAGACGGGCTGCGCGGGCTGTCTGCACGAGGCCCGCACCGACCGCGACGCGACCTGGCCCCGTCTGGTCGCCCAGTGGCGCTCCGGCAGACCGCGCCGGGTCGCCTCCGGCGATCTCACGCTCGCCACGACCGTCGCGGGCCTGGCGGCCGCCCACGCGCTCGCCTTCCTGGACGGCCGGATGCCGTCGAGCGCGGGCGCCCGCTGGGAGGTCGCCCTGCCCGCGCTCCACTGGCACGCACGGCCGGTGTGGCCGCACCCGGCGTGCCCGTGCGGCGCCGGGGAGACGGGCGCCGTGGAGGAGGGTGCCGGGGAGGAGGGTGCCGGGGAGGCGGACGCCGTGGAGGAGAGGGCCGCCGGGCGCGGGGCCGGGCGGGAACGGGCCGCACAGAAACGGGCCGCGCGAAAAGGTAAGGAAGAACACGCCGCCGAGGACGGGGCGCGGCGCGAGACAATGGCGGAGCAACGGCCGTCGGTACGAGTACGCCGTAAGGCAGGGGCGACGCGGCCGGCTGGGACTTGGAGGGCGCATGTCTGA
- a CDS encoding M48 family metallopeptidase, translated as MSADPLHRAGTPQRSTTSPLPGGSTASAIEIRRSTRRRRTVSAYREGDRTVVLIPARMSEAEEQRWVTVMLDKLAAQESKRLLGDAELAERAERLSAQYLDGRARPRSVRWVTNQNTRWGSCTPAEGSIRLSHRLQGMPEYVVDYVLLHELAHLLVPGHGPRFWRLLEAYPRTERARGYLEGVVAAGRLPHVPGERDE; from the coding sequence GTGTCAGCCGACCCACTGCACCGCGCCGGAACGCCGCAGCGCAGCACGACGAGCCCGCTTCCGGGCGGCTCGACGGCGAGCGCGATCGAGATCCGCAGGAGCACCCGTCGACGCAGGACGGTCTCCGCCTACCGCGAGGGCGATCGCACCGTCGTGCTCATCCCCGCCCGGATGTCCGAGGCGGAGGAGCAGCGCTGGGTGACTGTCATGCTCGACAAACTGGCCGCGCAGGAGAGCAAACGCCTCCTCGGCGACGCCGAGCTGGCCGAGCGCGCCGAGCGGCTCTCCGCCCAGTACCTCGACGGACGGGCCCGGCCCCGCTCGGTCCGCTGGGTCACGAACCAGAACACCCGCTGGGGCTCGTGCACCCCCGCCGAGGGCAGCATCCGGCTGTCGCACCGCCTGCAGGGCATGCCCGAATACGTCGTCGACTACGTCCTCCTCCACGAGCTGGCCCATCTGCTGGTCCCGGGCCACGGACCCCGCTTCTGGCGGCTGCTGGAGGCCTACCCGCGGACCGAGCGGGCCCGGGGCTACCTGGAGGGTGTGGTCGCGGCCGGCCGGCTCCCGCACGTCCCCGGCGAGCGCGACGAGTAG
- a CDS encoding dipeptidase, producing the protein MSQPVDSAVSAVRTYIAQHRTAFLDDLAEWLRIPSVSAQPAHASDVRRSADWLTAKLRETGFPVAEIWETPGAPAVFAEWPAADPAAPTVLVYGHHDVQPAAREDGWDSEPFEPVVRGNRLYARGAADDKGQVFFHTLGVRAHLAATGRTAPAVHLKLLIEGEEESGSPHFRALVEKHAARLAADAVIVSDTGMWSEDTPTVCTGMRGLAECEIRLYGPDQDIHSGSFGGAVPNPATAAARLVAALHDEHARVAIPGFYDGVIELTDRERALFAELPFDERRWLRTAKSHAAHGETGHTTLERIWARPTAEVNGIGGGYQGPGSKTIIPSSAMVKLSFRLVAGQDPGHIEKAVRAWAAEQLPAGIRHEITFGGATRPCLTPLDHPALQSVVRAMGRAFGKPVRFTREGGSGPAADLQEVLGAPVLFLGISVPSDGWHAPNEKVELDLLLKGVETSAYLWGDLAEHWRHAP; encoded by the coding sequence ATGAGCCAGCCCGTTGACAGTGCCGTCAGCGCCGTCCGTACGTACATCGCGCAGCACCGCACCGCCTTCCTCGACGACCTCGCCGAGTGGCTGCGCATTCCGTCCGTGTCGGCGCAGCCCGCCCACGCGTCCGACGTCCGGCGCAGCGCCGACTGGCTCACCGCCAAGCTGCGGGAGACCGGCTTCCCGGTCGCCGAAATCTGGGAGACGCCGGGCGCCCCGGCCGTCTTCGCCGAGTGGCCCGCCGCCGACCCCGCGGCGCCCACCGTCCTCGTCTACGGCCACCACGACGTGCAGCCGGCCGCCCGTGAGGACGGCTGGGACAGCGAGCCGTTCGAGCCCGTGGTGCGCGGCAACCGCCTCTACGCGCGCGGGGCGGCCGACGACAAGGGCCAGGTGTTCTTCCACACGCTCGGCGTCCGCGCGCACCTGGCCGCCACCGGCCGCACCGCGCCCGCCGTGCACCTGAAGCTGCTGATCGAGGGCGAGGAGGAGTCCGGTTCCCCGCACTTCCGCGCCCTGGTGGAGAAGCACGCCGCACGCCTGGCCGCCGACGCCGTGATCGTCTCCGACACCGGCATGTGGTCCGAGGACACCCCCACGGTGTGCACCGGCATGCGCGGCCTCGCCGAGTGCGAGATCCGGCTGTACGGCCCCGACCAGGACATCCACTCCGGGTCCTTCGGCGGCGCGGTGCCCAACCCGGCCACCGCCGCGGCCCGCCTGGTCGCCGCGCTCCACGACGAGCACGCGCGCGTGGCGATCCCCGGCTTCTACGACGGCGTGATCGAGCTCACCGACCGCGAACGGGCGCTCTTCGCCGAGCTGCCCTTCGACGAGCGGCGGTGGCTGCGCACGGCGAAGTCCCACGCGGCCCACGGCGAGACGGGGCACACCACCCTTGAGCGCATCTGGGCCCGTCCCACCGCCGAGGTCAACGGCATCGGCGGCGGCTACCAGGGCCCCGGCAGCAAGACGATCATCCCGTCCTCGGCGATGGTGAAGCTCTCCTTCCGGCTGGTCGCCGGCCAGGACCCCGGCCACATCGAGAAGGCCGTCCGAGCCTGGGCCGCCGAGCAGCTCCCCGCCGGGATCCGGCACGAGATCACGTTCGGCGGTGCCACGCGCCCGTGCCTGACACCGCTGGACCACCCGGCGCTGCAGTCGGTGGTCCGCGCCATGGGCCGCGCCTTCGGGAAACCGGTCCGCTTCACCCGCGAGGGCGGCTCCGGACCCGCCGCCGACCTCCAGGAGGTCCTCGGCGCACCGGTGCTCTTCCTGGGGATCTCCGTCCCGTCCGACGGCTGGCACGCCCCCAACGAGAAAGTCGAACTCGATCTGCTGCTCAAAGGCGTCGAAACCTCCGCGTACCTGTGGGGCGACCTCGCGGAGCACTGGCGCCATGCCCCCTGA
- a CDS encoding ATP-dependent DNA helicase UvrD2: MTAATHSPLFPQVPDSADAVLEGLDPEQREVATALHGPVCVLAGAGTGKTRAITHRIAYGVRAGILQPSSVLAVTFTNRAAGEMRGRLRQLGAAGVQARTFHSAALRQLQYFWPKAVGGTLPRLVDRKVQLVADAAASCGFRLDRGELRDVTAEIEWSKVTQTVPADYAPAAALAGREAPRHPAEIAQVYAAYEDLKRARGVIDFEDVLLLTVAVLQDRQDVAEQVRAQYQHFVVDEYQDVSPLQQRLLELWLGDRDDLCVVGDASQTIYSFTGATPDHLLDFRARHPDATVIKLVRDYRSTPQVVRLANALLAQARGRAADHRLELVSQRGPGPEPVCTEYSDEPAEAEGAARRIRELIDSGVPPSEIAVLFRTNSQSETYEQALADAQIPYQLRGAERFFDRPEVRRAGVALRGAARFGGNDSLLDGAVDLPSQVRAVLSGEGWTPQPPAGSGAVRERWESLAALVNLAQDLAAVRPGATLGDFVAELDERAGAQHAPTVQGVTLASLHSAKGLEWDAVFLVGVAEGMMPITYAKTDEQIEEERRLLYVGVTRARERLYLSWALSRSPGGRPSRRPSRFLNGLRPGSPAAGGRPAAGGSGGVERGRPGGPPAGAAAPRRTQRTPARCRVCGRPLTDGGEMKLMRCEDCPSDMDEGVYERLREWREIQARRSGQPAFCVFTDKTLMAIAESVPEDERELARIPGVGARKLSRYGTDVLAICAGREGDGLDERD; the protein is encoded by the coding sequence GTGACAGCAGCAACGCACTCCCCCCTCTTCCCGCAGGTACCGGACTCGGCCGACGCGGTGCTCGAAGGGCTCGACCCCGAGCAGCGCGAGGTGGCCACCGCTCTGCACGGCCCGGTGTGCGTGCTCGCGGGCGCCGGCACGGGCAAGACGCGGGCGATCACCCACCGCATCGCCTACGGGGTGCGGGCCGGCATCCTCCAGCCCTCCAGCGTGCTCGCCGTCACCTTCACCAACCGTGCCGCCGGGGAGATGCGCGGCCGGCTGCGCCAGCTCGGTGCCGCCGGGGTCCAGGCCCGCACCTTCCACTCGGCGGCGCTGCGCCAGCTCCAGTACTTCTGGCCGAAAGCGGTCGGTGGCACCCTGCCCCGGCTCGTCGACCGCAAGGTCCAGCTCGTCGCCGACGCGGCGGCCTCCTGCGGCTTCCGGCTCGACCGGGGAGAGCTGCGCGACGTCACCGCCGAGATCGAGTGGTCCAAGGTCACGCAGACCGTCCCCGCCGACTACGCCCCCGCCGCGGCCCTGGCCGGCCGGGAGGCCCCCCGCCACCCGGCCGAGATCGCCCAGGTGTACGCCGCCTACGAAGACCTCAAGCGCGCTCGCGGGGTCATCGACTTCGAGGACGTGCTGCTGCTGACGGTGGCCGTCCTGCAGGACCGGCAGGACGTGGCCGAACAGGTCCGCGCCCAGTACCAGCACTTCGTGGTCGACGAGTACCAGGACGTCAGCCCCCTCCAGCAGCGGCTGCTGGAGCTGTGGCTCGGCGACCGCGACGACCTGTGCGTGGTCGGCGACGCCAGCCAGACGATCTACTCGTTCACGGGAGCAACCCCCGACCATCTGCTCGACTTCCGCGCCCGCCACCCGGACGCCACCGTCATCAAGCTGGTCCGCGACTACCGCTCCACCCCGCAGGTCGTCCGGCTCGCCAACGCGCTGCTCGCCCAGGCCCGCGGCCGGGCCGCGGACCACCGGCTGGAGCTCGTCTCCCAGCGGGGGCCGGGCCCCGAGCCGGTCTGCACCGAGTACTCCGACGAGCCCGCCGAGGCCGAGGGTGCCGCCCGCCGCATCCGCGAGCTGATCGACTCGGGCGTCCCGCCGAGCGAGATCGCGGTCCTGTTCCGCACGAACTCCCAGTCCGAAACCTACGAGCAGGCCCTCGCCGACGCCCAGATCCCCTACCAGTTGCGGGGTGCCGAGCGGTTCTTCGACCGCCCGGAGGTGCGCAGAGCCGGCGTCGCGCTGCGCGGCGCGGCCCGCTTCGGGGGCAACGACTCCCTGCTGGACGGTGCCGTCGACCTGCCCTCCCAGGTGCGGGCCGTGCTGTCGGGGGAGGGCTGGACACCGCAGCCCCCGGCCGGCTCGGGCGCCGTGCGGGAACGCTGGGAGTCCCTGGCCGCCCTGGTGAATCTCGCGCAGGACCTCGCCGCCGTCCGCCCCGGCGCCACCCTGGGCGACTTCGTCGCCGAACTCGACGAGCGGGCCGGCGCCCAGCACGCGCCGACCGTGCAGGGCGTCACCCTCGCCTCCCTCCACTCGGCCAAGGGCCTGGAGTGGGACGCCGTCTTCCTGGTCGGTGTCGCCGAGGGCATGATGCCGATCACCTACGCAAAGACCGACGAGCAGATAGAGGAGGAGCGCCGCCTCCTCTACGTGGGCGTCACCCGGGCGCGTGAACGCCTGTACCTCTCCTGGGCGCTGTCCCGCTCGCCCGGCGGCCGTCCCAGCCGCCGCCCCAGCCGCTTCCTGAACGGGCTGCGTCCCGGCTCGCCCGCCGCGGGCGGACGCCCGGCCGCGGGCGGCTCCGGCGGGGTGGAGCGCGGCCGCCCGGGGGGCCCGCCCGCCGGCGCCGCCGCGCCGCGGCGGACCCAGCGCACCCCGGCCCGCTGCCGGGTCTGCGGCCGTCCGCTCACCGACGGGGGCGAGATGAAGCTGATGCGCTGCGAGGACTGCCCCTCCGACATGGACGAGGGCGTCTACGAGCGACTGCGCGAGTGGCGCGAGATCCAGGCGCGGCGCAGCGGGCAGCCCGCCTTCTGCGTCTTCACCGACAAGACGCTGATGGCCATCGCCGAGTCCGTCCCCGAGGACGAACGCGAACTCGCGCGGATTCCCGGTGTCGGGGCACGCAAGCTCAGCCGCTACGGAACCGATGTCCTCGCCATCTGCGCAGGCCGGGAAGGTGACGGGCTTGACGAACGGGACTGA
- a CDS encoding AIM24 family protein, with protein sequence MDLQTLNEHRPAATGVRMSVHSSKTLKVTMVTGQDLYAKAGSMIAYDGYVQFEGAPAGLRRTAEEMVTGEGGRLMLCRGDGDLYLADYGGEVLVVHLDNEALSVNGPTLLACDASLQLTIEPVKGLAKLSGSGLTNLVIRGTGWVALVSRGMPISLDCAERETYVDPDALIAWTDGLDMKARRTIKASALIGRGSGEAFQVGFRGQGFVVVQPSEDTGDRFKIRG encoded by the coding sequence ATGGACCTCCAGACACTCAACGAGCACCGCCCCGCGGCCACCGGCGTCCGGATGAGCGTGCACAGTTCCAAGACCCTCAAGGTCACCATGGTCACCGGGCAGGACCTGTACGCGAAGGCCGGCTCGATGATCGCCTACGACGGGTACGTCCAGTTCGAGGGCGCCCCGGCCGGGCTGCGCCGCACGGCGGAGGAGATGGTGACCGGCGAGGGCGGCAGGCTGATGCTCTGCCGCGGCGACGGCGACCTGTACCTCGCCGACTACGGCGGCGAGGTTCTCGTCGTCCACCTGGACAACGAGGCCCTGTCCGTCAACGGTCCCACGCTGCTGGCCTGCGACGCCTCGCTGCAACTGACCATCGAACCGGTCAAGGGCCTGGCGAAGCTGTCCGGCTCGGGGCTGACCAACCTGGTGATCCGGGGGACCGGATGGGTGGCCCTGGTCAGCCGGGGCATGCCCATCTCCCTCGACTGCGCCGAGCGGGAGACCTACGTCGACCCGGACGCGCTGATCGCCTGGACCGACGGCCTCGACATGAAGGCCCGGCGCACGATCAAGGCGAGCGCCCTGATCGGCCGGGGCAGCGGCGAGGCGTTCCAGGTCGGTTTCCGGGGGCAGGGCTTCGTGGTCGTCCAGCCCAGCGAGGACACCGGCGACCGCTTCAAGATCCGTGGCTGA